A DNA window from Nerophis ophidion isolate RoL-2023_Sa linkage group LG13, RoL_Noph_v1.0, whole genome shotgun sequence contains the following coding sequences:
- the tmem223 gene encoding transmembrane protein 223 isoform X2 codes for MSLARMCAALRPSRCMSVQLRGSLLQSWSKCAASKVLRDSLQQSWSKCAATGVLRGSLLQSWSKCAPSGVLRGSLLQSWSKCAASGVLRGSLLQSWSKCAASGVLRGSLLQSWSKCAASGVLRGSLLQSWSKCAASGVLRGSSTLHASRRGLSTSTQPPRDVPLFEHDKTQFFRLLSLFCGGQCLFWTYLAHLAYTGLRDTPEPGRSTTLFGVWRLEVNLGSSAWKYGFTLGCTTVGAAIVGLGFLFCRRSVSRVVLHQGGRMVSVFTQSPLGMGRGRKITVALSQVSCYAHRQESPSFIPLKIKGHKFYFLLDKDGKVNYPKLFDTTVGTYRPF; via the exons ATGAGTTTAGCGCGAATGTGCGCGGCACTTCGTCCGTCAAGGTGCATGAGTGTGCAGCTAAGAGGCTCATTGCTGCAGAGTTGGTCCAAGTGTGCAGCCAGCAAG GTTCTGAGAGACTCATTGCAGCAGAGTTGGTCCAAGTGTGCAGCCACCGGGGTTCTAAGAGGCTCATTGCTGCAGAGTTGGTCCAAGTGTGCACCCAGCGGGGTTCTAAGAGGCTCATTGCTGCAGAGTTGGTCCAAGTGTGCGGCCAGCGGGGTTCTAAGAGGCTCATTGCTGCAGAGTTGGTCCAAGTGTGCGGCCAGCGGGGTTCTAAGAGGCTCATTGCTGCAGAGTTGGTCCAAGTGTGCAGCCAGCGGGGTTCTAAGAGGCTCATTGCTGCAGAGTTGGTCCAAGTGTGCAGCCAGCGGGGTTCTAAGAGGCTCATCCACGCTGCACGCATCCCGCCGCGGGCTCTCCACCTCCACGCAGCCCCCCAGAGATGTCCCCCTGTTCGAGCACGACAAGACGCAATTCTTCCGCCTGTTGTCTCTCTTCTGCGGGGGCCAGTGCCTCTTCTGGACGTACCTGGCCCACCTGGCCTACACCGGCCTCAGAGACACGCCGGAGCCCGGGCGCAGCACCACCCTGTTTGGGGTGTGGCGCTTGGAAGTCAACCTGGGCTCCAGCGCCTGGAAGTACGGCTTCACGCTGGGATGCACGACAGTGGGAGCGGCCATCGTGGGCTTGGGCTTTCTCTTCTGTCGGCGCTCAGTCAGCCGGGTGGTGTTGCACCAGGGCGGCAGGATGGTGTCCGTTTTTACGCAGTCGCCGCTGGGAATGGGCCGCGGGCGTAAAATAACGGTAGCGCTGTCCCAGGTCAGCTGCTATGCTCACAGGCAGGAGTCCCCATCCTTCATCCCCCTCAAGATTAAAGGACACAAGTTCTACTTTCTGTTGGACAAAGACGGCAAAGTCAACTACCCGAAACTGTTTGACACAACCGTTGGAACGTACCGTCCCTTttga
- the tmem223 gene encoding transmembrane protein 223 isoform X1, with translation MSLARMCAALRPSRCMSVQLRGSLLQSWSKCAASKVLRGSLLQGWSKCPPSGVLRGSLLQSWSKCAASKVLRDSLQQSWSKCAATGVLRGSLLQSWSKCAPSGVLRGSLLQSWSKCAASGVLRGSLLQSWSKCAASGVLRGSLLQSWSKCAASGVLRGSLLQSWSKCAASGVLRGSSTLHASRRGLSTSTQPPRDVPLFEHDKTQFFRLLSLFCGGQCLFWTYLAHLAYTGLRDTPEPGRSTTLFGVWRLEVNLGSSAWKYGFTLGCTTVGAAIVGLGFLFCRRSVSRVVLHQGGRMVSVFTQSPLGMGRGRKITVALSQVSCYAHRQESPSFIPLKIKGHKFYFLLDKDGKVNYPKLFDTTVGTYRPF, from the coding sequence ATGAGTTTAGCGCGAATGTGCGCGGCACTTCGTCCGTCAAGGTGCATGAGTGTGCAGCTAAGAGGCTCATTGCTGCAGAGTTGGTCCAAGTGTGCAGCCAGCAAGGTTCTAAGAGGCTCATTGCTGCAGGGTTGGTCCAAGTGTCCACCCAGCGGGGTTCTGAGAGGCTCATTGCTGCAGAGTTGGTCCAAGTGTGCAGCCAGCAAGGTTCTGAGAGACTCATTGCAGCAGAGTTGGTCCAAGTGTGCAGCCACCGGGGTTCTAAGAGGCTCATTGCTGCAGAGTTGGTCCAAGTGTGCACCCAGCGGGGTTCTAAGAGGCTCATTGCTGCAGAGTTGGTCCAAGTGTGCGGCCAGCGGGGTTCTAAGAGGCTCATTGCTGCAGAGTTGGTCCAAGTGTGCGGCCAGCGGGGTTCTAAGAGGCTCATTGCTGCAGAGTTGGTCCAAGTGTGCAGCCAGCGGGGTTCTAAGAGGCTCATTGCTGCAGAGTTGGTCCAAGTGTGCAGCCAGCGGGGTTCTAAGAGGCTCATCCACGCTGCACGCATCCCGCCGCGGGCTCTCCACCTCCACGCAGCCCCCCAGAGATGTCCCCCTGTTCGAGCACGACAAGACGCAATTCTTCCGCCTGTTGTCTCTCTTCTGCGGGGGCCAGTGCCTCTTCTGGACGTACCTGGCCCACCTGGCCTACACCGGCCTCAGAGACACGCCGGAGCCCGGGCGCAGCACCACCCTGTTTGGGGTGTGGCGCTTGGAAGTCAACCTGGGCTCCAGCGCCTGGAAGTACGGCTTCACGCTGGGATGCACGACAGTGGGAGCGGCCATCGTGGGCTTGGGCTTTCTCTTCTGTCGGCGCTCAGTCAGCCGGGTGGTGTTGCACCAGGGCGGCAGGATGGTGTCCGTTTTTACGCAGTCGCCGCTGGGAATGGGCCGCGGGCGTAAAATAACGGTAGCGCTGTCCCAGGTCAGCTGCTATGCTCACAGGCAGGAGTCCCCATCCTTCATCCCCCTCAAGATTAAAGGACACAAGTTCTACTTTCTGTTGGACAAAGACGGCAAAGTCAACTACCCGAAACTGTTTGACACAACCGTTGGAACGTACCGTCCCTTttga